A genomic window from Purpureocillium takamizusanense chromosome 2, complete sequence includes:
- the SPO14 gene encoding Phospholipase D (EggNog:ENOG503NX5P~COG:I) — protein MGRDHQEDSVSPRTRTPQLLPSASPSQSALALSNSKSDSLHPPSVSATGQQPDDGKRATSAQVNTNGAPKDGEAATSGADNGKSPGPRLEIPRIVQPSGQRDSDGALSPASEATATAPPSISGSRSVQFARPDALEESIPAPAHSRHGSWDGPETPGKSRGASFMSKIKALASPPAQHTPRMLSMPSAPFESGSQSLTNSPTAVRFGTRLPDTLVEEHSDADADIEETADESNIPEHGSSKKKKRKMKRFKKGHTPSPSITRLPSDLDALGLGSRLLRRRASMPDTSAHDQAMSEGDGRDQMRRRPFRRGHSYAEPMARPPVDDMDDIEETAVVGRRTGHLRRITVFGGGGVSDGDAMTPRRPFFNSERASNFGAQKWKQVKSTLKLLRQKKEDRFDYYKSAELMAELRAGAPAVLMLASMIQRDEHGNKRIPVLLEQLKLRIKDSAPMPDDDKERHWIFTIELEYGSGPSRMSWIVIRTIRDIYNLHFRYKFALSNEKYMPGRLDLGARPKQPKFPYSAFPYLRRARDKSDSSDEEEQASVRGDDTAGEGTAGEGITDDGPYQPRRKKSRANLWGMRRRSTGFTDPGEGSNAEGGQAAFLDMMTRRQRYVEKQRRTLEKYLSEMIRWLMFRADSNRLCRFLELSALGVRLAAEGSYHGKEGYLHIQSSKGLDFRRVLTPAKVIARHTRKWFLVRQSYIVCVESPENMNIYDVYLVDSKFSIVSKRNPLKQMTSKDKQSEIDLTVEAPPDKHHTLALHTSERKVRLFSRYQSVMRQFEESINEMLRQTPWYQPKRFDSFAPVRTGVFAQWLVDGRDYMWNVSRAINMARDVIYIHDWWLSPELYMRRPAAISQKWRLDRLLQKKAREGVKIFVIVYRNVEAAIPIDSEYTKFSLLNLHPNIFVQRSPNQFKKNQFFFAHHEKICVVDHDVAFVGGIDLCFGRWDCPQHPIVDDKPTGFEMTEQPKDAEHCQLFPGKDYSNPRVQDFFRLNEPYEEMYDRSKVPRMPWHDVAMQVVGQPARDLTRHFVQRWNYLRRGRKPTRPLPFLLPPPDAKFDELEALGLTGTCEVQILRSATTWSLGTDGTEHSIQNAYIKMIEDSEHFVYIENQFFITSTEAYNTKIVNRIGDALVDRIIRAHEKDEDWRCVIVIPLMPGFQNTVDEQEGTSVRLILMCQYKSICRGEQSIFGRLRAAGIEPEEYISFYSLRQWGIMGNDALVTEQLYIHAKAIVVDDRVALIGSANINERSMLGIRDSECAAIVRDTDMIWSTMAGKPYQVGRFAHTLRLRLMREHLGLDVDEILEEERQQEMDREAFEQEMDAIYHEDPLNPDGAGPSSGRRERAQTQRRPSSRAPSFNRELDMEMAQAIHDGEPLEKGKDASDSRVTSEKHVLDVSGYGPDQWKSAGQSGLDQGRDSVIINGREVLVHDIDTSGKGALDSPKPPHDTVPPPENRYLESGGGGNAAIPPTPSLTRRTTEQLGLPRAAQLPPLPVEDDTDIGGPPMHLDPVSGQPINSAFHPMAADIKCVDITKDCMRDPVNPNFLDEIWNKAAINNTKLYRRVFRCMPDSEVSTWTEYREYSAYSERFRASMEGKNTGEESEMKRETNLQHASTAAGAGVSAPGPEAMIHAAKQGAEKIPEKLAENLPISDQNQGKTSVIVPGAGETELDEKVALQHESQRPDPRAPTNLTTAMNAGAESRMEASSPVYPPGDTAFPPLETTPTKPLDRQATKNTERKTTFSAPDKPPSKECKETSAPPPGQNGSIKRRRRGTTKGSKRTFSIEDMPSRADAEELLKMVQGNLVQFPYDWLLTEDQNGNWGYQVDGVAPLAIYN, from the exons ATGGGCAGAGATCACCAAGAAGACTCGGTGTCTccgcggacgcggacgccgcAGCTTCTGCCGTCGGCAAGCCCATCGCAGTCCGCTCTCGCATTGTCCAACTCCAAGTCCGACTCCCTTCACCCTCCCTCGGTCTCCGCGACAGGCCAACAGCCCGACGATGGCAAGCGTGCTACGAGTGCACAGGTGAACACGAACGGAGCACCCAAGGATGGAGAAGCCGCCACGAGCGGCGCTGACAACGGCAAAAGCCCCGGGCCGCGGCTTGAGATTCCTCGAATCGTGCAGCCCAGCGGCCAGCGGGACAGTGATGGCGCGCTCTCGCCTGCCTCTGAGGCGACTGctacggcgccgccctccataTCTGGCAGTAGAAGCGTTCAGTTCGCGAGGCCGGATGCTTTGGAGGAGTCAATCCCAGCGCCCGCGCACTCCCGCCATGGCTCCTGGGACGGGCCTGAAACCCCAGGAAAGTCCCGAGGCGCCTCCTTCATGTCTAAGATCAAGGCCTTGGCCAGCCCTCCCGCCCAACACACCCCAAGGATGCTCAGCATGCCCTCAGCACCTTTTGAGAGTGGATCGCAGTCCTTGACCAACTCACCCACGGCTGTTCGTTTTGGTACTCGGCTCCCGGACACTCTCGTGGAAGAGCActccgatgccgatgccgataTCGAGGAAACCGCAGATGAGTCAAACATTCCCGAACATGGTTCTTCCAAGAAGAAAAAGCGCAAGATGAAGCGCTTCAAAAAGGGACACACCCCTTCACCCTCCATAACCAGGCTCCCCTCCGACTTGGACGCGCTGGGCCTGGGGAGCCGCCTGCTGAGGCGTCGCGCAAGCATGCCTGACACCTCGGCGCATGACCAGGCCATGTCCGAAGGCGATGGTCGAGATCAGATGCGACGCAGGCCGTTCAGAAGAGGCCATTCCTATGCAGAGCCCATGGCGCGGCCACCAGtggacgacatggacgacatAGAGGAAACTGCAGTAGTCGGTCGACGAACGGGTCATTTGCGCCGCATCACTGTCtttggcggaggcggtgtATCAGATGGTGATGCAATGACGCCCCGCAGACCATTCTTCAACTCGGAGCGAGCGTCCAACTTTGGCGCCCAAAAGTGGAAACAAGTCAAGAGCACGCTCAAGCTCCTCCggcagaagaaggaggaTCGCTTCGACTATTACAAGTCTGCAGAGCTGATGGCTGAGCTGCGAGCGGGCGCTCCCGCAGTCCTGATGCTAGCGAGCATGATCCAGCGAGATGAACATGGGAATAAGAGAATCCCGGTGCTCTTGGAGCAGCTCAAGCTGCGCATCAAGGACAGCGCTCCCATGCCCGATGATGACAAGGAACGCCACTGGATCTTCACCATCGAGCTTGAATATGGCAGCGGTCCCAGCCGGATGAGCTGGATCGTTATCCGTACCATTAGGGACATCTACAACCTCCATTTCCGCTACAAGTTTGCTCTCAGCAACGAAAAGTATATGCCGGGCCGCCTGGATCTCGGAGCCCGGCCGAAGCAGCCGAAGTTCCCGTATTCTGCGTTTCCCTATcttcgccgcgctcgagACAAGAGCGactcgagcgacgaggaggagcaggctAGTGTCCGTGGCGACGACACCGCAGGCGAAGGCACAGCAGGCGAAGGCATTACAGATGATGGCCCATACCAACCTCGGCGGAAGAAGTCGCGGGCAAACTTGTGGGGTATGCGACGGCGCTCAACAGGCTTTACGGATCCGGGCGAGGGCTCGAACGCTGAGGGCGGGCAAGCGGCGTTCCTAGACATGATGACTCGCAGACAGCGATACGTGGAAAAGCAACGGCGCACACTGGAAAAGTATTTGTCCGAGATGATTCGCTGGCTCATGTTTCGAGCGGACAGCAACCGCCTGTGCCGGTTTCTGGAGCTGTCAGCTCTCGGAGTCCGCCTCGCTGCAGAGGGCAGCTATCACGGCAAAGAGGGCTACCTGCACATCCAGTCTTCAAAGGGCCTGGACTTCCGTCGCGTGCTGACACCCGCAAAGGTCATCGCTCGGCACACACGCAAGTGGTTCTTGGTTCGGCAGAGCTACATTGTGTGTGTCGAATCGCCAGAGAACATGAACATTTACGACGTGTACCTCGTCGACTCCAAGTTCAGCATCGTTTCTAAGCGGAATCCGCTGAAGCAGATGACGTCCAAGGACAAGCAGTCAGAAATCGATCTGACGGTGGAAGCGCCTCCAGACAAGCACCATACACTTGCACTACACACATCCGAACGCAAGGTCCGCCTTTTTTCACGCTACCAATCGGTCATGAGACAGTTCGAAGAGTCCATCAACGAGATGCTGCGACAGACGCCTTGGTATCAACCAAAGCGCTTCGACAGCTTCGCTCCAGTCCGAACTGGCGTTTTCGCCCAGTGGCTCGTAGACGGCCGTGACTACATGTGGAACGTATCTCGAGCCATCAACATGGCCAGGGACGTCATCTACATCCACGACTGGTGGCTGAGCCCCGAGCTATACATGCGGCGTCCCGCTGCCATTAGTCAAAAGTGGCGACTCGACAGGCTCTTGCAGAAGAAAGCCCGCGAGGGTGTCAAGATTTTTGTTATTGTATATCGAAATGTCGAAGCGGCCATTCCCATCGACTCCGAGTACACCAAGTTCTCGCTCTTGAACCTGCACCCAAACATCTTCGTTCAACGTTCGCCCAATCAGTTCAAAAAGAACCAGTTCTTCTTCGCGCATCACGAGAAGATTTGCGTCGTCGATCACGACGTCGCCTTTGTCGGCGGTATCGATCTTTGCTTCGGCCGTTGGGACTGCCCGCAGCACCCAATCGTGGACGACAAGCCGACTGGCTTTGAGATGACGGAGCAGCCCAAGGATGCAGAGCACTGCCAGCTATTCCCAGGCAAAGACTACTCGAATCCGCGGGTGCAAGACTTTTTCCGGCTTAACGAACCGTACGAGGAGATGTACGATCGAAGCAAGGTCCCGAGAATGCCTTGGCACGACGTGGCGATGCAAGTCGTCGGGCAGCCCGCTCGAGATCTAACACGCCACTTCGTACAGCGCTGGAACTATCTTCGCCGTGGTCGGAAGCCAACTCGCCCACTACCCTTCCTATTGCCACCCCCGGATGCCAAGtttgacgagctcgaggctcTCGGCCTGACGGGCACGTGCGAGGTCCAGATCCTGCGATCTGCAACAACGTGGTCACTAGGCACGGACGGCACAGAGCACAGCATCCAAAACGCCTACATCAAAATGATTGAGGATTCGGAGCACTTTGTGTACATTGAGAATCAATTCTTCATAACCAGCACGGAAGCGTATAACACCAAGATCGTGAATCGGATTGGTGATGCTCTCGTCGACCGCATCATTCGAGCCCACGAGAAAGACGAAGACTGGCGCTGCGTCATAGTCATTCCACTCATGCCAGGCTTCCAAAACACCGTCGATGAACAAGAAGGGACCAGTGTGCGGCTGATCCTCATGTGTCAGTACAAGAGCATATGCAGAGGCGAGCAGTCAATATTTGGGCGGCTCCGGGCCGCAGGCATCGAGCCCGAGGAGTACATATCTTTCTACTCCCTCCGACAGTGGGGCATCATGGGCAATGACGCACTCGTAACTGAGCAGCTTTACATTCACGCCAAGGCGATCGTGGTTGATGACCGAGTGGCACTTATTGGGTCTGCCAACATCAACGAGCGCTCCATGTTGGGAATCCGTGATTCGGAATGCGCGGCCATCGTCCGGGACACCGACATGATTTGGTCAACCATGGCTGGCAAGCCCTACCAGGTCGGACGCTTTGCACACACACTTCGCCTGCGACTAATGCGCGAGCATCTTGGCCTGGATGTAGACGAGATATTGGAGGAAGAGCGGCAGCAAGAAATGGATCGCGAAGCTTTCGAGCAAGAAATGGACGCCATTTATCACGAAGATCCGTTGAATCCGGATGGCGCTGGCCCCAGCTCCGGTCGCCGCGAGAGAGCACAGACGCAACGGCGTCCGTCATCCCGGGCCCCAAGCTTCAACCGGGAGCTGGACATGGAAATGGCGCAAGCAATCCACGATGGCGAACCGCTTGAGAAGGGCAAAGATGCCTCGGACAGCCGTGTGACGAGTGAAAAGCACGTCCTAGATGTGTCGGGTTACGGGCCAGACCAATGGAAGAGCGCCGGTCAAAGCGGTCTCGACCAAGGGCGCGACTCGGTCATCATCAATGGGCGCGAAGTGCTCGTACATGATATCGACACGTCGGGCAAAGGAGCGCTGGACTCTCCGAAGCCACCGCACGACACGGTACCGCCTCCTGAGAACCGCTATCTGGAAtccggcggaggcggcaacGCCGCTAtaccgccgacgccctcccTCACCCGCCGAACCACGGAGCAGCTGGGCTTGCCTCGTGCGGCACAGCTTCCTCCCCTACCGGTAGAGGATGACACGGACATTGGGGGGCCGCCTATGCATCTTGATCCCGTTTCTGGCCAACCAATCAACAGTGCGTTCCATCCTATGGCGGCTGATATCAAATGCGTCGACATCACCAAAGACTGCATGCGCGACCCAGTGAACCCAAATTTCCTCGACGAGATCTGGAACAAGGCCGCGATAAACAACACCAAGCTTTACCGCAGAGTCTTCCGCTGCATGCCAGACTCTGAGGTGAGCACCTGGACCGAGTATCGCGAGTATTCGGCATATAGCGAGAGGTTCCGTGCAAGTATGGAGGGAAAGAATACTGGCGAGGAGTCCGAGATGAAGCGCGAGACGAATTTGCAGCACGCATCGACCGCGGCTGGTGCAGGTGTCAGTGCTCCAGGGCCTGAAGCGATGATACACGCCGCGAAGCAGGGAGCCGAGAAGATCCCCGAGAAGCTGGCAGAAAACTTGCCCATCTCAGATCAGAATCAGGGAAAGACCAGCGTCATCGTGCcaggggcgggcgagaccgAGCTGGATGAGAAGGTGGCGCTACAGCACGAGAGCCAACGTCCAGACCCACGCGCGCCGACAAACCTAACCACAGCAATGAACGCTGGGGCCGAGAGCCGCATGGAAGCGTCTTCCCCCGTGTACCCTCCCGGCGATACTGCGTTCCCTCCGTTGGAGACGACACCCACGAAACCCCTAGACCGCCAAGCCACCAAGAACACTGAGCGCAAGACGACCTTCTCTGCTCCGGACAAGCCACCGTCCAAGGAATGCAAGGAAACtagtgcgccgccgccgggacaGAACGGATCCATcaagcgtcgccgtcgtggtaCCACGAAGGGGAGCAAGCGCACCTTCAGTATCGAAGATATGCCGTCccgtgccgacgccgaagaGCTGCTGAAGATGGTGCAAGGCAACCTAGTTCAGTTCCCATATGATTGGCTTCTTACGGAGGACCAGAATGGCAACTGGGGTTATcaggtcgacggcgttgcCCCCTTGGCAATCTA CAACTAG
- the COQ7 gene encoding ubiquinone biosynthesis monooxygenase Coq7 (COG:Q~EggNog:ENOG503NY4E), protein MHHWSHPSRSPSVKLRIVRFVPSFLTAQACTRSTQACCCGRTQRMSAAMLPTRCAARGAVRVLPRMSICLAQARALSTSVPFGAEAVSPSTSKKRKPLTQEQREFLASALRVNQAGELAATLIYTAQTPLLVRQHPHLRPLMKHMYDQEAGHFDTFNELIRRHRVRPTALYPLWSVLATGLGWSTAVMGREAAMACTEAVETEIGGHYNNQIRVLLEVISGWEAEGYEVGGEIRELVSTLRRIRDEELEHLDHAVEHDAKKAEPHWLLTGVIRAGCRGAIWVSERV, encoded by the exons ATGCACCACTggagccatccatcccgaTCCCCGTCTGTGAAGTTGCGAATCGTTCGATTTGTGCCCTCGTTCTTGACGGCCCAGGCTTGCACCAGAAGCACCCAAGCCTGTTGTTGTGGCCGCACGCAACGAAtgtccgccgccatgctgccAACACGGTGCGCGGCACGCGGCGCTGTTCGGGTTCTCCCCAGGATGTCAATCTGCCTTgcccaggcgcgcgcgctctcaACATCCGTACCATTCGGCGCCGAAGCTGTGTCGCCATCGACCTCGAAGAAACGCAAGCCGCTCACCCAGGAACAGCGCGAGTTCCTCGCCTCCGCT CTCCGCGTAAAtcaggccggcgagctcgccgccaccctcatCTACACTGCCCAGACGCCTCTCCTGGTCCGCCAACACCCACACCTCCGCCCACTCATGAAGCACATGTACGATCAAGAGGCCGGCCACTTCGACACTTTCAACGAGCTCATCCGGCGGCACCGCGTTCGGCCCACGGCCCTATATCCGCTCTGgtccgtcctcgccacggGCCTCGGCTGGTCcaccgccgtcatgggccgcgaggccgccatggcctgcACCGAAGCCGTCGAGACCGAGATTGGTGGCCACTACAATAACCAGATTCGCGTTCTGCTCGAGGTAATATCCGGTTGGGAGGCCGAGGGCTACGAGGTTGGGGGAGAGATCCGTGAGCTCGTGTCAACACTCCGGAGGATACgtgacgaggagctcgagcatCTGGATCACGCTGTCGAGCACGACGCTAAGAAGGCAGAGCCGCATTGGCTCCTGACAGGCGTCATTAGGGCAGGCTGCCGGGGCGCAATATGGGTCAGCGAGCGGGTATGA